A window from Trinickia violacea encodes these proteins:
- a CDS encoding Hsp70 family protein, with protein MSDTRYAIGIDLGTTHCALSYVDITASDGDKTAQQVLPVAQLTAPGAVGELDLLPSFLYLPHANELAAGDLNLPWTAERGFAVGELARSRGAGTPIRLVSSAKSWLCHPGVDRRAAILPNDAPEEVVRVSPLEASVRYLTHLREAWNHAHPDAPFDEQDVTVTIPASFDPAARELTAEAAQAAGYTRMTLLEEPQAALYSWIQKSGGQWRKQVKVGDIILVVDVGGGTTDLSLIAVVEREGNLELHRVAVGEHILLGGDNMDLALAHVVARKLAAQGTQADPWQLRALTYACRTAKETLLTRDDLDAAPLVVPSRGSKLIGGSIRTELTRAELTQTILEGFFPQVESSARPMSRARAGLTQLGLPYAQDAAVTRHLAAFLSRQVGALADLEGVQLEQKDGATFLHPTAVLFNGGVFKSALLVERILHTLNGWLASESAPAARLLEGADLDLAVARGAAYYGYVRRGKGVRIRGGTARAYYVAVESAMPAVPGLEPPVQALCVAPFGMEEGTDAELPAQEFGLVVGEPVHFRFFGSSVRRQDQVGTLLDFWQPDELQELEEIEATLPPEGRTPGEVVPVKLHARVTETGTLELEAVPRGSSERWKVEFDVRGGANA; from the coding sequence ATGAGCGATACACGCTATGCGATCGGTATCGACCTGGGCACGACGCACTGCGCGCTGTCGTACGTCGACATCACGGCAAGCGATGGCGACAAGACCGCGCAGCAAGTCCTGCCGGTTGCCCAGCTCACGGCGCCCGGCGCGGTCGGCGAACTCGACCTGCTGCCCTCGTTTCTCTATCTGCCGCATGCGAACGAACTCGCGGCCGGCGATCTGAATCTGCCGTGGACCGCCGAGCGCGGCTTCGCGGTCGGCGAACTCGCGCGCAGCCGCGGCGCAGGCACGCCGATCCGGCTCGTGTCGAGCGCGAAGAGCTGGCTCTGCCACCCGGGCGTCGATCGCCGCGCGGCGATTCTGCCCAACGACGCGCCCGAGGAAGTCGTGCGCGTGTCGCCGCTCGAAGCGTCGGTGCGCTACTTGACGCACCTGCGCGAAGCGTGGAATCACGCGCATCCCGATGCGCCGTTCGACGAGCAGGACGTCACCGTCACGATTCCGGCGTCGTTCGACCCTGCGGCCCGCGAGCTGACCGCCGAAGCCGCGCAGGCGGCCGGCTACACGCGCATGACGCTGCTCGAAGAGCCGCAGGCCGCGCTCTATAGTTGGATTCAGAAGAGCGGCGGACAGTGGCGCAAGCAAGTGAAAGTCGGCGACATCATCCTCGTCGTCGACGTCGGCGGCGGCACCACCGACTTGTCGCTGATCGCCGTGGTCGAGCGCGAAGGCAATCTCGAACTGCATCGCGTCGCGGTCGGCGAGCACATCTTGCTCGGCGGCGACAACATGGACCTCGCGCTCGCGCACGTCGTCGCCCGCAAGCTCGCGGCGCAAGGCACGCAGGCGGACCCGTGGCAGTTGCGTGCGCTCACCTACGCGTGCCGCACCGCGAAGGAAACGCTGCTCACGCGCGACGACCTCGACGCCGCGCCGCTCGTCGTCCCGAGCCGCGGCTCCAAGCTGATCGGCGGCTCGATCCGCACGGAGCTGACGCGCGCCGAACTCACGCAGACGATTCTCGAAGGCTTCTTCCCGCAAGTCGAAAGCTCGGCGCGGCCGATGAGCCGCGCGCGTGCGGGTCTCACGCAACTGGGCCTGCCCTACGCGCAGGACGCGGCCGTGACGCGGCATCTCGCGGCGTTCCTGTCGCGGCAGGTGGGCGCGCTGGCCGATCTCGAAGGCGTGCAGCTCGAGCAGAAGGACGGCGCGACGTTCCTGCATCCCACCGCGGTGCTGTTCAACGGCGGCGTGTTCAAGTCGGCGTTGCTCGTCGAGCGCATTCTTCACACGCTCAACGGCTGGCTCGCTAGCGAAAGCGCACCGGCCGCGCGTCTGCTCGAAGGCGCGGATCTCGATCTCGCCGTGGCGCGCGGCGCCGCGTATTACGGCTACGTGCGGCGCGGCAAGGGCGTGCGCATCCGCGGCGGCACGGCGCGTGCGTACTACGTCGCCGTCGAATCGGCGATGCCCGCCGTGCCGGGGCTCGAGCCGCCGGTTCAGGCGCTCTGCGTCGCGCCGTTCGGCATGGAAGAAGGCACCGATGCCGAGCTGCCCGCGCAGGAATTCGGCCTCGTCGTCGGCGAGCCCGTGCACTTCCGCTTCTTCGGCTCGTCGGTGCGCCGTCAGGATCAGGTCGGCACGCTGCTCGACTTCTGGCAGCCCGACGAATTGCAGGAACTGGAGGAAATCGAAGCGACGCTGCCGCCCGAAGGCCGCACGCCCGGCGAAGTCGTGCCCGTGAAGCTGCATGCGCGCGTGACCGAAACCGGCACGCTAGAACTCGAAGCCGTGCCGCGCGGCAGCAGCGAACGCTGGAAAGTCGAGTTCGACGTGCGCGGCGGCGCAAACGCTTGA
- a CDS encoding DUF2760 domain-containing protein → MSDSNESFFGRLSLAVGTFFSLLGDRELAARVRSVREAPSIAPAPAASAPQPKSQAQPQPVVRTLKEATPDAALQLLGLLQREARFIDFIEEDVVGYSDTDIGAAARLVHDGCRRVLREHFTIRPVRDEAEGSRVTVPDGFDATSIRLTGNVVGKPPFSGSISHRGWRVADVRLPKLAESHDASVIAPAEVEL, encoded by the coding sequence ATGTCTGACTCGAACGAGTCTTTTTTCGGGAGACTGTCTCTCGCAGTCGGAACGTTCTTCAGCCTTCTCGGCGACCGCGAACTCGCCGCCCGCGTGCGCAGCGTGCGCGAGGCGCCGAGCATCGCGCCGGCGCCCGCGGCAAGCGCCCCGCAACCCAAGTCCCAAGCGCAGCCTCAGCCCGTCGTCCGCACGCTGAAGGAAGCCACGCCCGACGCGGCGCTTCAACTCCTCGGGCTCTTGCAGCGCGAGGCGCGCTTCATCGACTTCATCGAGGAAGACGTCGTCGGCTACTCCGACACCGATATCGGCGCCGCCGCGCGTCTCGTGCATGACGGCTGCCGCCGCGTGCTGCGCGAGCACTTCACGATCCGCCCGGTGCGCGACGAAGCCGAAGGCAGCCGCGTGACCGTGCCCGACGGCTTCGACGCCACCTCGATTCGTCTGACCGGCAACGTCGTCGGCAAGCCGCCGTTTTCGGGCAGCATCAGCCATCGCGGCTGGCGCGTCGCCGACGTCCGTCTGCCGAAGCTCGCCGAGAGCCATGACGCTTCGGTGATCGCCCCGGCCGAGGTGGAACTATGA